In one window of Erigeron canadensis isolate Cc75 unplaced genomic scaffold, C_canadensis_v1 Conyza_canadensis_unscaffolded:173, whole genome shotgun sequence DNA:
- the LOC122584252 gene encoding uncharacterized protein LOC122584252, translated as MKNKKAAHNHSHVPKEYLTTAGMSTDYADEGDPIYKCISCGAMVWHAETLRGKEGGKNGRYSMCCKTGKIVLPTNSKPPPPLLSDLYFNRHPLSKTLWNSSDKWQEIALLLSLLEKFKLKLIGRRQKDGRTYNLPSVDEIAALIVGDIDMSFDERDILIESHSGHLKRISELHPQYLALQYPLKLYQQYLVDVYTMVEAERISYVRNNQSNLRTDSLKNLQQASNSRITESANIGTKVILPYSFTGSHRYMMQNYLDAMAICRSYGYPDLFLTFTCNPQWPEVVRYMKQVKLNLEDRADTLSKMFKIKVDRLMQDIKENNIFGKLEAVVYTIEFQKRGLPHAHICLFLNEKDKLKDIDSIDHFISAEIPDENVDPDLYKIVSSLMVHGPCGETNMDAACMVDKKCSKNFPKTFQILQPSTKMVILTTADRITKNDRVTAAVVDEDIDEVQDYYDCKYLSACESVWRILGFDIHCIFPSVIRLPFHLEGEQMDEVQQENSLARTLTYGQFPEHFTWKTDKKKWARRSRKVVSIGRIHNVSLNTSQLFYLRILLNHVKGPASYKEIRTYGGRTYESFKETCYAMGLLDDDKEYIETIKEAARSASGPFMRSLFVMMLLSDCLVDPVVVWQQTSNLLAEDILHREHKVQKRPDMNLTHEQILDVALVDIEKLLQRNNSTLKNIMIEHGNLYRSLTDEQKHVYETIITAVGAQQGGVFFLYGYGDINKDLYSPDFLNAINVGGLPKHKLTLKKDVPVMLLRNIDQTAGLCNGTRLQVVTLGDRVIEARIISGNHIGKKKFIPRMTLSPSDKRILLDYKGDSSHWPFVLQ; from the exons atgaaaaataaaaaagctgCTCATAATCATAGTCATGTACCTAAAGAATACTTAACCACTGCTGGAATGTCCACAG ATTATGCTGATGAAGGGGACCCGATCTACAAGTGTATAAGTTGTGGGGCAATGGTGTGGCATGCAGAAACTTTAAGAGGTAAAGAAGGGGGTAAAAATGGAAGATACTCAATGTGTTGTAAGACCGGCAAAATTGTTCTTCCAACAAATTCCAAACCACCACCCCCGTTGCTATCTGATCTTTATTTCAATAGACATCCATTGAGTAAAACTTTATGGAATTCATCAGACA AATGGCAAGAGATCGCGTTACTCTTAAGCCTACTAGAAAAATTCAAACTAAAGCTTATCGGTCGAAGACAAAAGGATGGTCGCACATACAATCTCCCAAGTGTTGATGAAATTGCAGCTCTGATTGTTGGTGACATAGATATGTCTTTTGATGAACGTGATATTCTGATTGAAAGTCATTCTGGACATTTAAAAAGAATTAGTGAATTGCATCCACAGTATCTTGCACTTCAATATCCACT AAAGTTATACCAACAATACTTGGTTGATGTGTACACGATGGTTGAGGCAGAAAGAATTTCCTACGTAAGGAACAATCAGTCCAATTTAAGAACggattcactgaagaacttacaACAAGCTTCAAATAGTAGAATAACCGAGAGTGCAAACATAGGTACAAAAGTTATACTGCCTTATTCATTTACCGGTAGTCATAGATACATGATGCAGAACTACTTGGACGCAATGGCAATATGCAGATCCTATGGATATCCTGATCTCTTCTTAACGTTCACATGCAATCCACAATGGCCTGAAGTTGTTAGGTATATGAAGCAGGTCAAACTAAATCTGGAAGATAGGGCCGATACTTTATCCAAAATGTTTAAGATTAAGGTTGATCGGTTGATGCAAGATATCaaagaaaacaacatttttGGTAAACTTGAGGCAg TTGTTTACACAATTGAGTTCCAAAAACGTGGACTTCCTCATGCTCATATATGTCTATTCTTGAATGAGAAAGATAAACTCAAGGACATCGACTCAATAGATCATTTTATTTCTGCCGAGATTCCAGATGAAAATGTTGATCCAGATCTTTATAAAATCGTAAGCAGCTTAATGGTTCACGGTCCATGTGGTGAAACCAATATGGATGCTGCATGTATGGTTGACAAGAAATGTTCTAAAAATTTCCCAAAGACTTTTCAGATATTACAACCATCGACAAAGATGGTTATCCTCACTACCGCAGACCGGATAACg aaaaatgatcGAGTTACAGCTGCAGTTGTTGATGAAGACATTGACGAAGTACAAGACTACTatgattgtaaatatttatcAGCATGTGAATCAGTTTGGAGGATTTTAGGATTCGATATTCATTGCATATTTCCTTCTGTTATAAGGTTGCCTTTCCATCTTGAAGGCGAACA AATGGATGAAGTGCAACAAGAAAATTCTTTGGCACGTACGTTAACGTATGGTCAATTCCCTGAACATTTTACATGGAAGacggataaaaaaaaatgggctCGACGATCCAGAAAAGTGGTTTCTATAGGAAGGATTCATAATGTTTCTCTAAACACTAGTCAACTTTTTTACctaagaattttgttgaaccaTGTAAAAGGACCTGCATCTTATAAAGAAATCAGGACTTATGGAGGTAGAACCTATGAATCTTTTAAGGAGACTTGCTACGCTATGGGTTTGTTGGATGATGACAAAGAATACATTGAGACAATTAAAGAAGCAGCTCGCTCTGCATCTGGTCCTTTTATGAGATCATTATTTGTGATGATGCTTCTAAGTGACTGCTTGGTCGACCCAGTTGTTGTATGGCAACAAACATCAAATCTATTGGCCGAAGACATTCTTCATAGGGAACACAAAGTACAAAAAAGACCAG aTATGAACCTCACACATGAACAAATACTTGACGTTGCGTTGGTTGACATCGAGAAATTGTTACAACGTAACAACAGTACACTAAAAAATATCATG ATCGAACATGGTAATTTGTATCGAAGTTTGACAGATGAACAAAAGCATGTTTATGAAACAATCATTACAGCTGTTGGTGCACAACAAGGTGGTGTTTTTTTCTTATACGGTTATGGAG atatcaacaaagaTTTGTATTCTCCAGATTTCCTCAATGCCATCAATGTCGGCGGTCTCCCCAAACATAAGTTGACTTTGAAGAAAGATGTTCCAGTAATGTTACTTAGAAATATTGATCAAACTGCCGGACTTTGTAATGGAACAAGGTTGCAAGTTGTTACACTTGGTGATCGTGTTATTGAAGCAAGAATCATTTCAGGAAACCatattgggaaaaaaaaatttattccaAGAATGACATTGTCTCCATCAGATAAACGGATTCTTTTAGATTACAAAGGAGACAGTTCTCATTGGCCGTTTGTTTTGCAATGA